A single genomic interval of Streptococcus oralis subsp. dentisani harbors:
- a CDS encoding helix-turn-helix domain-containing protein: MYRRLRDLREDHDLTQKQIAKILSFTNSAYAKIERGEHALTADVLVNLSNFYDVSTDYLLGLTDFPDKIRFRK, from the coding sequence ATGTACAGACGTCTGAGAGATTTGAGGGAAGATCACGATTTGACCCAAAAACAAATAGCTAAAATACTTTCGTTTACAAACTCGGCTTATGCTAAAATTGAACGGGGTGAGCATGCCTTGACGGCAGATGTATTGGTAAATCTCTCAAACTTTTACGATGTCAGTACAGACTATCTATTGGGATTGACAGATTTTCCTGATAAAATTCGCTTTAGAAAATAA
- a CDS encoding helix-turn-helix domain-containing protein, with translation MKSKLGITLRKIRKGKQISLCSIADSNLSKSQISRFERGESEISCIRLINILDKLHITLDEFIILHDNNSTRTGSFANLVQYIRKHYSSKNFTSIIELLSNSSSFNLGPYEKTMVKSILYTTNKNFLPSDEELLQLTDYLFKVENWGYYEIILLGNCVRTINYNSFFLLTIEMLKNYLYSTLNKTNKRLVTQLAVNCLIVSIDNEEFQNCSFLIKEVKKLLNNELNYYEQTVFLYTCGYFEFKRNPANGIEKMKQALQVFEILGEHNIKAQYQEHYDKYINQ, from the coding sequence ATGAAATCAAAACTTGGTATAACACTCAGAAAAATTCGAAAAGGAAAGCAAATCAGTTTATGTTCAATTGCTGATAGTAATTTATCTAAATCTCAAATCTCTAGATTTGAACGGGGAGAATCAGAAATCTCTTGTATTCGACTAATCAATATTTTAGATAAATTACATATAACTTTGGATGAATTTATTATTCTTCATGACAATAATTCTACTAGAACTGGATCATTCGCTAACTTGGTGCAATATATTCGAAAACACTACTCCTCAAAAAATTTTACTAGTATTATTGAATTACTATCAAACTCTTCAAGTTTTAACTTAGGTCCTTATGAAAAGACAATGGTAAAATCGATTCTCTATACCACAAATAAAAATTTTCTCCCCTCGGACGAGGAATTATTACAGCTTACAGATTATCTTTTTAAAGTTGAAAACTGGGGTTACTATGAAATTATCTTATTAGGTAACTGTGTAAGAACAATTAATTATAACTCCTTTTTCCTATTAACTATAGAAATGTTAAAAAATTATCTCTATTCAACTTTGAACAAGACAAATAAACGGCTTGTTACACAGTTAGCAGTCAATTGCCTAATTGTTAGTATTGATAATGAAGAATTTCAAAATTGTAGTTTTCTAATCAAAGAAGTAAAAAAATTACTAAACAATGAATTGAACTATTATGAACAAACCGTCTTCTTATATACGTGTGGGTATTTTGAATTTAAGCGCAATCCTGCGAACGGAATCGAAAAGATGAAACAAGCACTTCAGGTGTTTGAAATTTTAGGAGAACATAATATAAAAGCACAGTACCAAGAGCACTATGACAAATATATTAATCAATAA
- a CDS encoding recombinase family protein → MSNNVEIIKANSLVTRRNDNSGSLSRRVAAYCRVSSDSDDQKNSYDSQVRHYREYISQHQDWILVDIYADEGISGTQVGKRQDFQRLISDCLDGKIDYIITKAIARFARNTLDTLKYVRLLKDKQIGVFFEEENIDTLTMDGELLLTILSSVAQQEVENTSAHVKKGLKMKMQRGELIGFQGCLGYDYNQDTKSISINEKEAKIVRYIFERYIDGIGGRAIARELDELGYKTPRGLDHWQDTTVLGIIKNEKYKGDILMGKTFTVDPISKRRLINFGEEDKYYIKNNHDAIISPEIFTQAQEIRLRRSGNKKTIANTKGKRERYSRMYPFSSRLECGFCGTVLSRRSWHSSSEYKKIIWHCTTSIKRGKKHCTIEEKAIENAFLQSYQQLFYENNNLTEDFLEIIKEELTDDTLKVELNKIVSKLNSLYKKEEKLVSMNLDGKISDSVYEDKFNQIQIEKEKLLEEKVNLEVTLKSEIDIKSRLENFKEILTSQKTLTEFDKDIFESIVEKIIVGGINSDGEIDPAMLTIIFKTGDSSTKDAKSYKSKRKNAKIENDKLCFNAVTDDEKKCTNKGNSAC, encoded by the coding sequence ATGTCAAATAACGTTGAAATTATAAAAGCAAATTCTTTAGTAACTAGAAGAAATGATAATAGTGGTTCTTTATCGAGGAGAGTAGCAGCATATTGTCGTGTTAGTTCCGATAGTGATGATCAAAAAAATAGCTATGATTCTCAAGTTCGTCATTATAGAGAGTATATATCACAGCACCAAGATTGGATTTTGGTTGACATTTATGCTGATGAAGGGATTTCAGGAACTCAAGTTGGAAAAAGACAAGATTTTCAAAGATTGATTTCAGATTGCCTTGATGGAAAAATAGACTATATCATTACCAAAGCCATTGCTCGCTTTGCTAGAAATACATTAGATACTCTCAAATATGTTCGTTTGCTCAAAGATAAACAAATTGGTGTATTTTTCGAAGAAGAAAATATTGATACTTTAACTATGGATGGTGAGTTACTATTGACGATATTAAGTTCAGTGGCTCAACAGGAAGTTGAAAATACATCTGCCCATGTTAAAAAGGGTTTAAAAATGAAGATGCAACGTGGAGAACTTATTGGTTTTCAAGGTTGTCTTGGTTATGACTATAATCAAGATACAAAGTCGATATCAATAAATGAAAAAGAAGCCAAGATAGTACGTTATATTTTTGAACGATACATTGATGGTATTGGGGGTAGGGCAATAGCTAGAGAACTTGATGAACTAGGTTATAAAACTCCGAGAGGTCTTGATCACTGGCAAGATACAACAGTTTTAGGAATTATTAAAAACGAGAAGTATAAAGGTGATATTCTAATGGGAAAAACTTTCACTGTTGACCCCATTAGTAAAAGACGTTTAATAAATTTCGGTGAAGAAGATAAATACTACATTAAAAATAATCATGATGCAATAATTAGTCCAGAAATTTTTACACAGGCGCAAGAAATTCGATTACGGAGATCAGGAAACAAAAAAACCATAGCAAATACAAAAGGTAAACGAGAAAGATATTCAAGAATGTACCCTTTTAGCAGTAGATTAGAATGTGGTTTTTGTGGTACTGTTCTGTCTAGAAGAAGTTGGCACTCTAGTTCAGAGTACAAAAAGATTATTTGGCACTGTACAACATCTATAAAGAGAGGTAAAAAGCATTGCACAATAGAGGAAAAAGCAATAGAAAATGCTTTTTTACAGAGCTACCAACAGTTGTTTTATGAAAACAATAACCTAACTGAAGACTTTCTTGAAATTATAAAAGAAGAGCTTACTGATGATACTTTAAAAGTGGAGTTGAATAAGATAGTTAGTAAATTAAATTCGTTGTACAAAAAAGAAGAAAAATTAGTTTCAATGAATCTAGATGGAAAAATAAGTGATTCTGTATATGAAGATAAATTCAATCAAATACAAATTGAGAAAGAAAAACTTTTAGAAGAAAAAGTAAACTTAGAAGTAACTTTAAAATCAGAAATTGATATAAAAAGTAGATTAGAGAATTTTAAAGAAATTTTAACTTCACAAAAGACTTTGACGGAGTTTGACAAGGACATTTTTGAAAGTATCGTTGAAAAAATAATAGTAGGCGGAATAAATTCTGATGGAGAAATTGATCCAGCAATGTTGACTATAATTTTTAAAACGGGAGATTCTTCGACTAAAGATGCAAAATCTTACAAATCTAAAAGAAAGAATGCTAAAATAGAAAACGATAAATTGTGTTTTAATGCCGTAACCGATGACGAAAAAAAGTGTACAAATAAAGGAAACAGCGCATGTTGA
- a CDS encoding ATP-binding protein, which yields MANIESIKQKILQLDAGSFQNLCDSYLYKTGYPSIVSLGGEAGTRKTTLGTPDTYFIASNEKYVFVEYTTQRTNLFAKIRDDLEKCLDTAKTGVPYDKISEIIYCHTSSNLTPFQDSEVKKLCEDVGVKLVIIGIDKLAEDIYLFHHNLSRDFLGISISTDQIQSYDEFINSYNANRMAAPIDTKFLFREKEFQDIINAYLKVDVVILSGSSGTGKTRLALHYVKNHADAKNEKTYCIHSNALPIYEDLKLFLDKPGDYFLFIDDANQLSGLQHIIRYVSMKPEGYNVKILITVRDYALQKVINDVRAITSYEIVNVNVFSENEIKELLEASLGILNSDYQERIIRIAEGNARIAILAGKVACSSNRLESIDDVSQLYEDYYGSNLENNQFFIDKNLCITSGIIAFLEAIHLDYIDALLPILQEKGLNRDSFIENIRMLHEREIVDICNDKAVRFSDQCLSNYLLKYIFFDKKLLSLSKMIKACFSSYRERTVSSVNTLLNIFKNKALLNFAEKEIKLLWDELSTEKSPIFFEFVKVFFRINPTETLLLLQNEIESEERVICEWIDIDTEKRKNYQHVENDIIKILGGFADMTDLPTACDLFFQYYLKRPDLFMEFYHAVNIYFGIHRDSMRYDFYTQITFFEKIKEYSDDWKQEFIVSLFLQIAEEFLKLYFSPAEEGRKNKLTIYQIPLVISKGVEKYRKLIWEYLSSLSKNEKYRAKVKEILSSYGGTIDDVSIPVLQFDLKYIQSILKSNFLPDKLTNCLLADKIVQVLSRMNCSCASQLSEYFEGESFQLYCLLKGPDYKETGYEEYRKRKQQSINHYTLNCDLQMFKKLIDVCSSISGTDNHSSWKVGEGLGIAFDSISDKTDWYVDVIKYYIKNDTPNNLHPYHLVDVLFSLLSDSEVYEIIISEEYSQKNAWTYAYYHELPLELITEKHLQELYNFLKDTSDRYITSSSMRDVDFLEKYNVIDELALIEGCKIILDKKEYSSFIVDIYFGLLFNYHHNTPKEVIQKFNCNLELLEEIYYAMLSYDKHHDYDGQFLKEIYSVRPSILDKYIDYLINIDSFSDHQEKHCCFFDLDDFVEIYNKIVEQLIRNRQYSRLSVPYFLESLLLPKQNEKKLLERQDMWIRQCIQRFCYDEEKMYCLFSVVSKLEFKRKKEYILLFLENNPLFEYFEKIPLTPTSCSWSGSAVPMYSAWIEFLESLLPNFIGLKWIKHKNYIETKIDDLQKQIEAEQIDGILRG from the coding sequence GTGGCTAATATTGAAAGTATTAAACAAAAAATACTACAACTGGATGCAGGTTCATTTCAAAATCTTTGTGATTCTTATTTATATAAAACGGGCTATCCGAGTATAGTATCTCTTGGTGGAGAAGCAGGTACACGAAAGACCACTTTAGGTACACCTGATACATATTTTATTGCATCAAATGAAAAGTATGTTTTTGTTGAATACACAACTCAAAGGACAAACTTATTTGCAAAAATTAGGGATGACCTTGAAAAATGTCTTGATACAGCAAAGACAGGTGTTCCATATGACAAAATCTCTGAAATTATTTATTGTCATACTTCATCAAACCTTACACCCTTTCAAGATAGTGAAGTAAAAAAACTGTGTGAAGATGTTGGAGTTAAGCTTGTAATTATTGGAATTGATAAGCTTGCAGAAGATATATATCTTTTCCATCATAATCTTTCACGTGATTTTTTGGGAATATCAATAAGTACAGATCAAATTCAATCATATGATGAATTTATTAATAGTTACAATGCAAATAGAATGGCTGCTCCAATTGACACTAAATTTCTATTCAGAGAAAAAGAATTTCAAGATATTATCAATGCTTATCTTAAAGTGGATGTTGTTATACTTAGTGGTTCATCAGGTACGGGGAAAACACGTTTAGCTTTGCATTATGTAAAAAATCATGCAGATGCTAAGAATGAAAAGACTTACTGTATTCATAGTAATGCATTACCAATATACGAGGATTTAAAACTTTTTTTAGATAAACCAGGAGATTATTTTCTTTTTATTGATGATGCCAATCAATTGTCAGGACTGCAGCATATTATCCGATACGTTAGTATGAAACCAGAGGGATATAATGTAAAAATACTTATTACAGTAAGGGATTATGCACTTCAAAAAGTGATAAACGATGTTCGAGCAATCACTTCTTATGAAATTGTGAATGTAAATGTATTTTCAGAGAATGAGATTAAGGAATTACTTGAAGCTTCATTGGGCATTTTGAATTCAGACTATCAAGAACGAATTATAAGAATTGCAGAAGGAAATGCTCGTATTGCTATACTTGCTGGGAAAGTAGCATGCAGTTCAAATCGTTTGGAGTCTATTGATGATGTGTCACAATTATATGAAGATTATTATGGTTCTAATTTAGAAAATAATCAATTTTTTATAGACAAAAATCTGTGTATAACTTCTGGTATAATTGCTTTTCTTGAAGCAATTCATTTAGATTATATTGATGCACTTTTACCAATTTTACAGGAAAAAGGGTTAAATCGAGATAGTTTCATTGAAAATATCCGTATGCTTCACGAGCGGGAGATTGTCGATATTTGTAATGATAAAGCTGTTCGTTTTTCTGATCAATGTTTGTCTAATTATTTGTTAAAATATATTTTCTTTGACAAAAAATTACTTAGTTTGTCGAAAATGATTAAAGCTTGCTTTTCAAGTTACAGAGAGAGAACTGTATCTTCTGTTAATACGTTACTTAATATTTTTAAAAATAAGGCACTTTTAAATTTTGCTGAGAAAGAAATAAAGTTATTATGGGATGAATTATCAACAGAAAAATCGCCAATCTTCTTTGAATTTGTAAAAGTCTTTTTTCGCATTAATCCTACGGAAACACTTTTGCTTTTGCAAAATGAAATTGAATCTGAAGAAAGAGTGATTTGTGAATGGATCGATATAGATACTGAAAAAAGAAAAAATTATCAACATGTGGAAAATGATATCATTAAAATTCTTGGTGGATTTGCAGATATGACTGATTTGCCAACCGCTTGTGATTTGTTTTTTCAATATTATCTAAAGCGACCAGATTTATTTATGGAATTTTATCATGCAGTCAATATATATTTTGGGATTCATAGGGATTCCATGCGGTATGATTTTTACACTCAAATAACATTTTTTGAAAAAATAAAAGAATATTCAGATGACTGGAAACAAGAATTTATAGTTAGTCTCTTTTTACAAATAGCAGAAGAATTTTTGAAATTGTATTTTTCACCAGCGGAGGAAGGACGAAAAAATAAATTAACCATATATCAAATTCCATTAGTTATATCTAAAGGTGTTGAAAAATATCGAAAGTTAATTTGGGAATATTTATCTTCTTTAAGTAAAAATGAAAAATATAGAGCAAAAGTGAAGGAAATCCTCAGTTCTTATGGTGGTACTATCGACGATGTGAGCATTCCTGTTTTACAATTTGATTTAAAATATATTCAATCGATTTTGAAGTCCAATTTTCTGCCAGATAAATTGACAAATTGCCTTTTAGCAGACAAAATAGTGCAAGTTCTCAGTAGAATGAATTGTTCTTGTGCATCCCAGCTTTCTGAATATTTTGAAGGAGAGAGTTTTCAATTATATTGTCTTCTTAAAGGACCAGATTATAAAGAAACTGGTTATGAAGAATATAGAAAACGAAAGCAGCAATCAATTAATCATTACACTTTGAATTGTGATTTACAAATGTTTAAGAAGTTAATCGATGTTTGTAGCAGTATTTCTGGGACAGATAACCATTCATCTTGGAAGGTCGGTGAAGGATTGGGCATTGCCTTTGATTCTATTTCCGATAAAACAGATTGGTATGTTGATGTGATTAAATATTATATCAAAAACGATACACCAAACAATTTACATCCATATCATTTAGTAGACGTTTTATTTTCATTATTATCCGATTCAGAAGTGTATGAAATTATTATTAGTGAAGAATATAGTCAGAAAAATGCTTGGACATATGCATATTATCATGAATTACCACTAGAATTAATTACAGAAAAGCACTTACAAGAGCTTTATAATTTTTTGAAAGATACTTCTGACAGATATATTACCTCATCATCAATGCGTGATGTAGATTTTCTTGAGAAATATAATGTAATAGATGAATTGGCATTGATAGAAGGTTGCAAAATTATTTTAGATAAAAAAGAGTATTCCTCCTTTATCGTGGATATTTATTTTGGTTTGTTATTTAATTATCATCATAATACACCAAAGGAAGTGATTCAAAAATTTAATTGTAATTTAGAATTGCTTGAAGAAATATACTATGCTATGTTGTCATATGATAAACATCATGATTATGACGGACAATTTTTGAAGGAAATATATTCGGTTAGACCTTCTATATTGGACAAGTATATAGATTATTTAATAAATATTGACTCTTTTAGCGACCATCAGGAAAAGCATTGTTGCTTTTTTGATTTGGACGATTTTGTAGAAATATATAATAAAATCGTTGAGCAGTTGATAAGAAACCGTCAATATTCTAGGTTGTCAGTACCTTATTTTTTGGAATCTTTATTATTGCCAAAGCAAAATGAGAAAAAGCTGTTAGAAAGACAAGATATGTGGATTCGGCAATGTATTCAACGATTCTGCTATGATGAAGAAAAAATGTATTGCCTATTTTCAGTTGTGTCAAAATTAGAGTTCAAAAGAAAAAAAGAGTATATATTGCTCTTTCTTGAAAATAATCCGTTGTTTGAATATTTTGAAAAAATACCATTAACACCTACTTCTTGTAGTTGGTCAGGTAGTGCAGTACCTATGTATTCAGCTTGGATTGAATTTCTCGAATCATTGTTACCAAATTTTATAGGTTTAAAGTGGATAAAACATAAAAACTATATTGAAACAAAGATTGATGATTTACAAAAACAAATCGAAGCGGAGCAGATAGACGGGATTTTAAGAGGATGA
- a CDS encoding MobC family plasmid mobilization relaxosome protein, with the protein MVYRYRTNLKKVFLTNPELHQLNERIAKSNCQNFSVYARKVLLNPNMSFVTINTDTYEQLVLELRRIGNNINQIARAINQSHLISQDQLQELSKGVGELIKEVDKEFQVEVKRLKEFHGSY; encoded by the coding sequence ATGGTTTATCGCTATCGTACCAATCTCAAAAAAGTATTTCTAACTAATCCAGAATTACACCAATTGAATGAACGGATTGCTAAGAGCAATTGTCAAAATTTCTCAGTCTACGCCAGAAAAGTTTTGCTTAATCCCAATATGTCATTTGTCACGATTAACACGGATACCTATGAACAGTTAGTTTTGGAATTGAGACGGATTGGAAATAACATCAATCAAATTGCGCGTGCGATTAATCAAAGCCATCTGATTTCTCAGGACCAATTACAAGAATTGAGTAAAGGAGTCGGAGAGTTAATTAAGGAAGTGGACAAAGAATTTCAAGTGGAGGTGAAAAGACTGAAGGAGTTTCATGGTAGTTACTAA
- a CDS encoding MFS transporter, producing MDVNKKTFYTITFGEFISNIGDRFQKIAFPILIYQEFHSSFAMGGMVIIELLPQFFLGFVMGYLLDNFNKKKILLWSTLIPALLCSIIPILSKYSVSIFFYYVIAFLIPLFSTLFQTGFSVITPALFEKEELQKYNSQFQGVRTISKLISPAIAGVLMLKFNINSIFFINSASYLLLFLSILISYIPDQEHKENGNDDIKEIFVGFKENFTNIKLSISLLFTIVVNIAMLGFNATIIFYLQDQLKLSNSLVGIVYSIAGFGSLIAVTFLSTFLNKKDAFILMNISMATIPLVIMASGIVENWIFFGICYSILSGLITIASVSITTIQQQESTVYNIGKILSSSFVIATIFAPFGGILAAYFNWLLNPRLSLVILGLLSSLLVILIKSYEKKLRGDK from the coding sequence TTGGATGTAAACAAGAAAACGTTTTATACAATAACTTTTGGTGAATTTATATCAAATATTGGAGATAGATTTCAGAAAATTGCTTTTCCAATCTTAATTTACCAAGAATTTCATTCGTCTTTTGCAATGGGAGGAATGGTGATTATTGAATTGCTACCTCAATTCTTCTTGGGATTTGTTATGGGTTACTTATTAGATAATTTCAATAAGAAAAAAATACTATTATGGTCTACATTAATACCTGCATTATTATGTAGTATAATACCGATATTATCTAAATATTCAGTTTCTATATTTTTTTACTATGTTATTGCATTTTTGATACCTTTATTTTCGACACTTTTTCAAACAGGATTCTCAGTCATTACTCCGGCCTTATTTGAGAAGGAAGAATTGCAAAAATATAATTCTCAGTTTCAAGGTGTCCGAACTATTTCAAAATTAATTTCTCCAGCTATAGCAGGTGTACTAATGTTAAAGTTTAATATTAATAGCATTTTTTTTATTAATAGTGCTTCTTACTTGTTATTATTTCTTTCAATACTAATTTCATATATTCCAGATCAAGAACACAAGGAGAATGGTAATGATGATATAAAAGAAATTTTTGTAGGTTTTAAAGAGAACTTTACAAATATTAAATTGAGCATTTCTTTACTCTTTACTATTGTTGTGAATATCGCTATGCTAGGTTTCAATGCAACGATTATTTTTTATTTACAGGATCAATTAAAATTATCAAATAGTCTTGTTGGGATTGTTTACTCAATTGCTGGATTTGGAAGTTTGATAGCAGTAACCTTTCTTTCTACTTTTTTGAATAAGAAGGATGCCTTTATCTTGATGAATATATCAATGGCAACCATCCCACTTGTCATTATGGCGAGTGGAATAGTAGAAAATTGGATATTTTTTGGAATTTGTTATTCAATTTTGAGTGGATTAATTACAATAGCTTCTGTTTCGATTACAACAATACAGCAACAAGAAAGTACTGTGTATAATATTGGAAAGATACTTTCTAGCTCTTTTGTAATAGCTACCATTTTTGCTCCTTTTGGAGGGATACTGGCTGCTTATTTTAATTGGCTTTTAAACCCGAGATTAAGTCTAGTTATTTTGGGATTACTAAGTAGTTTATTGGTTATTCTTATAAAGAGTTATGAAAAAAAATTAAGGGGAGATAAATAA
- a CDS encoding D-alanine--D-alanine ligase family protein has translation MNIVVLYGGRSPERLISEVSSEQVAEALTTDNVIRLNLNGIYNFGDKAIKNFSQIYKLYQEGKLSEFDIDQELEITDSVIEICKLADIVFLSTHGGIGENGKLQALLDICNINYTGNGYQSNAISLDKKLSKRLVSTVGIKVPYEYMDENEFVFPLVIKPNDSGSSIGVRIIKTKEEIQRYDLKNYNVEEYINGREFSIGVIGEKILEPIEIVIENGFYDYQKKYTPGIVKEICPANISEELNKRLKKSAKTVHDLMGFEVYSRTDFIVDANDKIYFIETNSIPGMTPTSLLPKEAEVDGIGFSNLCRRVIELSIEKYQ, from the coding sequence ATGAATATTGTAGTTTTATATGGTGGTAGGAGTCCTGAGCGGTTAATTTCGGAAGTTTCTTCAGAACAAGTTGCTGAGGCGCTAACTACTGATAATGTAATAAGACTAAATTTAAATGGAATATATAATTTTGGTGATAAAGCCATAAAGAATTTTTCTCAAATCTATAAGTTGTATCAAGAAGGAAAGTTATCGGAATTTGATATTGATCAAGAATTGGAAATAACAGATTCAGTTATTGAAATTTGTAAATTAGCAGATATCGTCTTTTTATCTACACATGGAGGAATTGGTGAAAATGGGAAGTTGCAGGCATTGCTAGATATTTGTAATATAAACTATACTGGTAATGGATATCAAAGTAATGCTATAAGTTTAGATAAGAAATTATCAAAGCGACTTGTGAGTACAGTTGGAATTAAGGTACCCTATGAGTATATGGATGAAAATGAGTTTGTTTTTCCGTTAGTAATAAAACCGAATGATAGTGGTTCAAGTATTGGAGTTAGAATTATTAAAACTAAAGAAGAAATCCAACGGTATGATTTGAAGAATTACAATGTCGAAGAATATATAAATGGAAGGGAGTTTTCTATTGGAGTTATTGGTGAGAAAATTTTAGAACCAATTGAGATTGTAATTGAGAATGGTTTTTATGATTATCAAAAAAAATATACTCCTGGAATTGTTAAGGAAATTTGTCCTGCTAATATATCTGAAGAGCTAAACAAACGACTGAAAAAGTCTGCTAAAACAGTTCATGATTTAATGGGATTTGAAGTATATTCAAGGACGGATTTCATTGTCGATGCCAATGATAAAATTTATTTCATTGAAACGAATAGTATCCCTGGTATGACTCCGACTAGTTTGCTACCCAAGGAGGCTGAAGTAGATGGAATAGGTTTTAGTAATTTATGTAGGAGAGTAATCGAACTGAGCATAGAAAAATATCAGTAG
- a CDS encoding SAG1250 family conjugative relaxase, giving the protein MVVTKHFATHGKKYRRRLIKYILNPDKTDDLKLVSDFGMSNYLDFPSHAEMVEMYNVNFTNNDKLYESRNDRQEKHQQTIHAHHLIQSFSPEDNLTPEEINRIGYDTMMELTGGRFKFIVATHTDQDHVHNHILINAIDRNSDKKLIWNYALERNLRMISDRISKVAGAKIIEKRYSYRDYKKYRESSHKFELKQRLYFLLQQSKSFDDFLEKAKQLHVQIDFSQKHSRFLMTDRTMVKQIRGRQLSKRDLYDEDFFKTYFAKQEIESRLVFLLKYVHSLEELHVKAKELNLTIELKQKNVMFTLEEDGKKISLSHKKISDKKLYDVQFFNRYFEDREVRDIQALENLQEDFQTFREELHKEKVSAEEIEEVFKKYKEKRDAIHEFEIELTDNQIEKLVDDGVYIRVSFGIKQSGLIFIPNYQLDIFEEDNKKKYKVYIRETSSYFVYNKENMDYNFFIKGRTLIRQLSNDSQKLPYRRPTLKSIQEKISEINLMIELSNTNKQYQEIKDELVLEIAEIDMKLEETQEKIATLNKMAEVLINLKSEDVSSRKLARYDFSKLNLPESITVEQVSEEIRAFQEELDHYLYEYESLIKNLEMFVKVLNDKNFDKKFSIEILLE; this is encoded by the coding sequence ATGGTAGTTACTAAACACTTTGCGACACATGGTAAAAAATATCGTAGGCGTTTGATTAAGTATATCCTCAATCCCGATAAAACAGATGATTTGAAATTGGTATCTGATTTTGGAATGAGCAATTACTTGGACTTCCCTAGTCATGCAGAAATGGTAGAGATGTACAATGTCAACTTCACCAATAATGACAAGTTGTACGAATCCAGAAACGACCGACAAGAAAAACACCAACAAACTATTCATGCTCATCACCTCATTCAATCATTTTCTCCTGAAGATAATCTGACACCTGAAGAAATTAACCGCATTGGTTATGATACCATGATGGAATTGACAGGAGGTCGTTTTAAGTTTATCGTAGCAACTCACACAGACCAAGATCATGTTCATAATCACATCCTAATCAACGCTATTGACCGCAATTCAGATAAAAAGTTGATATGGAACTATGCCTTGGAACGAAACCTCCGTATGATTTCAGACCGTATTTCTAAAGTGGCTGGTGCAAAAATTATTGAGAAACGTTATTCCTATCGAGATTATAAAAAATATAGGGAATCTAGTCATAAGTTTGAATTAAAACAACGTCTTTATTTTTTGCTGCAGCAATCTAAATCGTTTGATGATTTTTTAGAGAAGGCAAAGCAGTTGCATGTTCAGATTGATTTCAGTCAAAAGCATAGCCGTTTTTTGATGACAGATAGAACGATGGTAAAACAAATTCGAGGTCGCCAACTTAGTAAACGAGATTTATATGATGAAGACTTTTTTAAAACATATTTTGCCAAACAAGAGATTGAAAGTCGTTTAGTATTTTTATTAAAGTATGTTCATTCACTAGAAGAATTGCATGTAAAAGCTAAAGAGTTGAATCTAACCATCGAGTTAAAACAGAAAAATGTGATGTTTACCCTAGAAGAAGATGGCAAAAAGATAAGCCTGAGTCATAAAAAAATTAGCGATAAGAAATTGTACGATGTTCAGTTTTTTAATCGTTATTTTGAAGATAGAGAAGTTAGAGATATTCAAGCATTAGAAAATCTTCAGGAAGATTTTCAGACTTTTCGAGAGGAGCTGCATAAGGAGAAAGTCTCCGCTGAAGAAATCGAGGAAGTCTTCAAGAAATACAAGGAAAAACGAGATGCTATCCATGAGTTTGAGATTGAACTTACGGATAATCAGATAGAGAAGTTGGTTGATGATGGTGTCTATATCCGGGTTTCGTTTGGTATCAAACAGAGTGGACTCATCTTTATTCCTAACTACCAGCTAGATATTTTTGAGGAAGACAATAAGAAAAAATATAAAGTCTACATTCGAGAAACGTCTTCTTACTTTGTCTATAATAAAGAAAACATGGATTATAATTTTTTCATCAAGGGTAGGACCTTAATCAGACAATTGAGCAACGATAGCCAAAAACTCCCATATAGACGACCAACTTTAAAAAGTATTCAAGAGAAGATTTCTGAAATTAATCTTATGATTGAACTATCTAACACGAACAAACAATACCAAGAAATCAAAGATGAGCTTGTATTAGAAATTGCAGAGATTGATATGAAGCTAGAAGAAACCCAAGAAAAAATCGCCACCTTAAACAAGATGGCGGAAGTGCTTATCAATTTGAAGAGTGAGGATGTGAGCAGTCGAAAGCTTGCAAGATATGACTTTTCAAAATTAAATTTGCCAGAATCAATTACAGTAGAACAAGTAAGCGAAGAAATAAGAGCGTTTCAAGAGGAGCTAGATCATTATCTTTATGAGTATGAAAGCTTAATAAAAAATCTAGAAATGTTTGTAAAAGTTCTGAATGATAAGAATTTTGATAAAAAATTTAGTATAGAAATACTATTGGAATAA